From the Anabas testudineus chromosome 23, fAnaTes1.2, whole genome shotgun sequence genome, one window contains:
- the ssbp1 gene encoding single-stranded DNA-binding protein, mitochondrial yields the protein MLRSASAQLFRQVVRYRSTDASLILERSINRVQLLGRVGQDPVMRQIEGRNPVTIFSLATNEMWRSGEGEMSSTGDISQKTTWHRVSVFKPGLRDVAYQYVKKGSRILVEGKLDYGEYVDKNQVRRQATTIIADNIVFLSDNMRDRT from the exons ATGTTGAGAAGCGCCTCAGCTCAG TTGTTCAGACAGGTGGTGAGATACAGGAGCACCGACGCCAGCCTCATCCTGGAGAGAT CGATAAACCGAGTACAGCTGTTGGGTCGGGTTGGTCAGGATCCTGTGATGAGACAAATTGAGGGTCGTAACCCTGTTACCATCTTCTCATTagcaacaaatgaaatgtggcgctcaggagaaggagagatgagCTCAACAG GTGACATCAGTCAGAAGACGACGTGGCAtcgtgtgtctgtgttcaaaCCTGGTCTGAGAGACGTCGCCTACCAGTACGTCAAGAAAGG GTCTAGGATTCTAGTAGAGGGGAAACTGGACTATGGTGAGTATGTGGACAAGAACCAAGTCAGACGCCAGGCTACCACCATCATTGCAG ATAACATCGTCTTCCTCAGTGACAACATGCGAGACAGAACCTGA